TAACGAATCCTCCGTCGGTCGCGGCGACCGCGCCATGGCCGCCGAGGGCGCCGAGCAGACGGTAGACAGTAGGCCTCGGCAGCGATACCAGCGCGCTGATCTCCTTGGCCGAGAGGGAGCGGCCTGCGCGGCCCATCGCCTCGAGTATTGCCATCGCGCGATCAACCGACTGAACTGAGTTACGAGCGATCGTGCTGCTGCGACTTCCTCGCGTCATCGTCCCAGCGCCTCCGGTGTTGCGTGCAGTCCGTCCCTCACAGCGGCCGCGGGGCGTCCACGCCGACCTCGGCGGCCAGACGCCCAGTGGCCTCGATCACGTGGTCCGGCAGGGGGATTCCGTCCCGCATATACTCCAGCGTCCTCTCGTGCTCTATCTCACCGGGCAGGTAGACCCGGTCATACCCCTCGGCAGGAGGCAGGGATCTGATCTCCCTTATCAGTTGGTCCACGCGCCGGGCGAACTCCGCCCTCGACCCGAAGGCCTCGACCAACAGCGCCAGCATGAGGTGGCCGGCACCCTGGGGCCTGTCGAGCTGCTCGTAGAGAGGTGCGATCGCCGGTCCTGAAAGGGCTCCTGTCAGCAGCCCTGCGAGCACGTCTATCATGAGAGAGATCCCTGAGCCCTTGGGACCCCCGAACGGCAGCAGCGCCCCGCGCAGCGCGGTCGCGGGATCTGTGGTGGACCGTCCCTCCGAGTCCAGCGCCCACCCGGGCTCGATCCTCTCTCCGCGCGATTGTGCCGCCTGGATCCGGGCGTGGGGGACGACGCTTGTGGCCATGTCCAGGACCAGCGGAGGTTCCTCCGCGGCCGGCACGGCGATCGCCAGCGGGTTGGTGCCCAGGTACTTGGCGCGGGTGCCCCAGGGCGCGACCTGGGAGTCGGCGTTGCTGATGACCATGCCGACCATTCCGCGGGCGACCGCGCGCATCGCCAGCCAGGCCAGCATGCCGCAGTGGTTGCTGTTGCGGACGCCCACGAAGCCGGCGCCGCCCGCTGCTGCCCGATCCGCTGCCAGGTCCATCGCCCTGGCCGCCATCGCGATGCCGAACCCGGCCCCGGCGTCCACCACGACCACCGGGCCGGTGTTCCGGACCACGGCCAGCGAGGCGTTGGGGTTGATCGAGCCGGCCCGCAGCCGCGTTACGTATATCCCGGCACGTAGCACTCCGTGCGTGTGCACTCCGCGCAGGTCGGCGGCCACCAGGCCCTCGGCGACGAGCCCGGCGTCGTCTGGCCGCGCGCCCGCCGATCCAAGCGCAGATGCCACGAACTCACGGAGGTCCCATGCTGCGTAGCGTCTGGTCATGCTGCCTGTATCCTCCTAGATCCACCCGTGCGCTCCCTCGGGCGCCCTCAATCCATCCATGCCCCACCGTTCACGTCCAGGGTCTCGCCTGTGATAAACCCGGCCTCCTCCGACGCCAGGAACGCAACAGCAGCGGCCACCTCGTCCACCGTGCCCAGCCGGCCCAGCGGGATACCTGCCAGGATCGCCGCGCGCTTCTCGGCCGGCCACTCTGCGCTCATCTCGGTCAGGACGGCGTGCGGAGCCACGGCGTTGACCGTAATGCCCGCCGGAGCCAGCTCGCGGGCGAGCGACTTGGTGAGAGCGATTACACCCGCCTTGGAAGGCCCGTAGCCCGGGGCCGAGGCGATGTCGCCCATCTTCCCGGCGATGGAGGTGATGTTGATGATCCTCCCCCAACCGGCCTCCCTCAGGAGCGGGGTCGCGGCCTTGCAACAGTAGAAGGTGCCCGTCAGGTTGACGGCGATCACGCGGTGCCAATCGTCGAGGGTCATAGACTCGAGATTCCCCCTGCGGATGATGCCCGCGTTGTTCACCAGGATCTCCAGGCCGCCGAACTCGGAGCGCGCGGCCTCGACCGTGCGCACCACGGCGTCCCAATCCGAGACATCGGCTGCTGCGGAGATCGCCCGATGGCCGCGCGCCCTGATCGTCTCGGCCACGGCCGCTGCGGCTGCGGCGTCCACGTCGCTTGCGAGCACCGCGGCACCCTCGGAGGCCAGTCGCAGCGCGACCGCGCGGCCGATCCCCCTTCCCGCGCCGGTGACGATTGCCTTACGCCCCTCGAGGTTCATGACGCTTCCCTCCGGCTCACCCGCTCGCCCCGGGCATGAGCAGGGCCTTGATCGCGCGCCCCTCTGCCTGGGCCTCGAACGCCTCCTGCCATCGCTCTAGCGGAACCTCCATCGAGATCAGCGGCCGCGCCCTCACTCGGCCCGAGCCCATCAGCCGGAGCGCGGTGGTCCAGCTCGTGTGCCGGCTGCTGAACGAGAACTGCACCTCCAGCCCCCGGAACACGGCCGCATCCCACGGGAACTGCACGGAGGGCCGCCCTGTGACACCCAGCACGCAGATCCTCCCGAGCCGCCGAACGAGGCGGGGCAGCATCTCCACGGCTGCGGCGGAGCCCGAGGCCTCGATCGCGAGGTCGGCGCCGGCACCACCGGTCAGGGTCATCACCCTCTCCACCAGGTCCTCCTCGGCGACGTTGACGACGATGTCCGCTCCCGTAGCCGCCGCGACAGGAAGGCGCAGCGGCAGATCGGCCGGCGTGCCGCCGACGACTATCGGTCCTGCGCCCGAAGCACGCGCCACCTGGAGGCAGAGCAGCCCGATCGGTCCTGGCCCGGTGATGACCACGCTCTCGCCGGCGCGTACCCCGACGCGCTCCATCACCGAGTGGACGGCGATCGCCGTCGGCTCGCCGAGCGCGGCCTCCTCGAGCCCGAGCCCATCCGGGATCCGATGCAGCAGTCCGGCGGGCATGATGACGTATTTGGCGAAGGCGCCGTTCTGGCCGATGCCGGCGGCCCGCTTGTCAGGGCAGATGTGCCTGTTGCCGCTCCTGCACAGGAAGCAGACACCGCAGCTCCCGGTGCTGGTTTCGGAGACAACGCGGTCTCCGACGGCGTATCCCGTCACTCCCTCACCGAGCGCGCTCACCGTCCCTGCAAACTCGTGTCCCAGCACAACCGGCGGCCAGTAGGGATGAGCGTCGCGCCATATGTGGAGGTCACTCCCGCAGATGGCCGCTGCGCCCACCCGTATCTTCACCTCGCCGGGGCCAGGCGACGGCTCCTCCAACTCGCGCAGCTCCACGAGCCCCTTGCCGCGTCCGACCTTCACGACACCCAGCATATGCAGCCCCCCAGCGGCATCCGTCTCGGCAGCCCGCCTTCCGTGCGGGCGCCCCAACCGTCGTGTCCCTACTGCTTCACAGCGCCCGCGGTCAGCCCGGCAACCAGCCACCGCTGCATGAGCAGGTACAAGACTATCCCTGGAAACCCTCCCAGGAGCGCGCCGGCCATCAGCTCGGGCCAGGCGACGTAGAACTCCTGAACGGTCCGCGCGATCGCCAGCGTGACCGTCACCATACCCTCGCTGTGCGTCAGGGTCGCCACCCACAGCAGGTCTCCCCAGGCGAGCAGGAAGGCGAAGAGCATCGTCGCCACCATTCCCGGCCTCACGAGCGGCAGCACGATCCGAAAGAAGATGGCGAACCTGCCGCACCCGTCCACGGTCGCGGCCTCGTCCAGTTCGGTCGGGATCCCATCTATGAATCCCTTGAGCATCCAGGTGGCGAACGGCAGGCAGATCGTCAGGAAGGCGATTATCAGCCCTGTGCGGGTGTCGTAGAGACCTACCTCCGAGAGGATCCGGAAGTAGGGCCCCACCACCAGGACCCCGGGGAGCATCTGCGTGGTGAGGACTAGGCCCATCAGGAAGCCGCGGCCGCGCAGGGCGAAGCGCGAGAAGCCATAGCCCGCCATCGCGCCCAGCAGCGTCGAGATCAGGGCGGTCGTAGTCGAGACGATCGTGCTGTTGAGGAAGTAGGTCGCGTAGTTCTTCCTCACCCACATCGTGGTGTAGGCCTCGATGGTCGCGCGCTCCGGGAACCATATCACGGGGATGCGCAGCGCCTCTGTCTCCGTCTTGAGCGACGTCAGTATCATCCAGACGAACGGGAAGAAGACGAAGATGCCGACCAGGGCGGCGAAGGCGTACACGCCGGAGAGCACCAGCCGCGAGCGGCTGTATAGGATGGGCGAGTCGGTCATCTCAGGCGGAACCCCGCGCCAGCATCCTCACGATTCACTCAACCCTGCCCCCATTACTCCTGGCGGACGACCATCCGCACGTAAGGGATCGACACGAGGAGCAACAGCCCCGTCATGGCGATGGCCATCGCGGACGCGTACTCGAACTTGAAGAACTGGAAGTACTGCTTGAATACCTGCGTGGAGAGGACCTCGGTCAGCGTGCCGGGTCCTCCGCCAGTCATCGCCTGTACGAGCCCGAACCGGCGGGCCTCCCAGATCGTGTCCAGCGCCAGGGCCACGATCATGACCCGCCGGAGCCCGGGCAGCGTCACAAACCTGAACCGCTTCACCGTCCCGGCCCCGTCTATTGCGGCCGCCTCGTAGAGCTCCGTTGGGATGCTCTGCAGCCCGGCGAGGAAGATGATCATCACGAAGGGAAACCCGCGCCAGACGTTCGCGAGTATGACGCTCGGCATCACCAACCGCGGGTCCGTCAGCCACTCCAGCGGGTTGGCGATGGCCCCGATGCGGAACAGCGCGTCGTTCAACACCCCGTAGAGAGGGTTGAGCACCCACTTCCATACGATCCCTGCCACAACGTCGGGCACTACCCAGGGCAGGAGGGCCAGTATGCGGAAGGCCGTCCTGCCCCACAGCGGCCGGTTCACCGCCAGGGCCACGGCCAGCCCAAGGACAACATGCAGCGCGACACTGGCCGCAACGAACAGGACGGTCTGCCACACCACCTGGTGGAAAAGGCCGTCCCGGAAGAGCGTCAGGTACTGAACCAGTGTCAGGCCTGCCCCGGCTGAGCCGCGCGGACTGAGACTGAACCGCAGACTGTGGTAGGCGGGGTAAGCCAGGACCGCCACGAGCAGGACCAGGGTAGGGGCCACGAAGACGTAGCCCATGTGCCGGTCGCGCAGTCGGGGGAGCCCCAGCGGACGCTTCACCTTGCCATCCTTTTGCTGACTTCTATCCTTTGGAAGCCCCGGGGGGCCGGTACGGCTGGCCCCCCGGTCATCATGGCGTTGCAGTTCTGCGGCTTCGCGCTTCCTCCTACCGCGCCCCCAGGATCGAGTTCACGCGCGCGTGCGCGTCCGAAAGCGCCCGATCAGTGGCCTTCGCGCCCGTCATCGCCTCCTGGAGCGCCGTGGCAAACGCGTCGAAGATCTCGGGCCACTCCTTGATCAGCGGCTCGAGGCGGGCGTGCTTGGTCTGCGCCCAGATGACGCGGGAGAACTTGTCGGTCTGCACCATGGGGAGCGAGTTCACGTCCTTGCGGGACGAGATCACCCGGTTGTCGTAGAAGAACTTCTTCTCGATCTCCTTGCTGCCCAGGAACCTGATGAACTTCCAGGCGGCCTCGGGATGCCGGGTATGCGGGCTCATCAGCCATCCCGAGAGCCAGGCGGCCGAGATCTGCGTCTTGCCCACGGGCATCGGCGCCGCCTCAAGCGTCTCGGCGGCGTTCAGGCCCGGGTTGATTGCGTTGATGATCGGGTAGGACCAGCCGGAGCCGACCTTCATCGCGACGCGGCGGTGCGCCATCTGCGTGCGCACGTCGCCGGGACCGAAGGTCGTCACGCCGGGGGGCACGACCTTGTGAACCGTGACCAGCTCGATGATGTAGTTGAACGCCTCCCGAAACTCCCGCGAGTCCATCGCGGAGCGGCGGCCATCAGGCGTCAGGATGTCCGCGCCGAAGCTCCAGACCACCGGCAGGATGCGCAGCGGCAGACCAGGACCCTTGGCCGCCGGTATGCTGAAGCCCCACTGATCAACGCGGCCGTCGCCGTCGGTATCGCGTGTCAGGCGCTTGTTGTACTCGAGGAACTCCGCCCAGTTCTTCGGCGGCTTGTTGGGATCGAGCCCGGCGGCCTTGAACATCTCGCGGTTGTAGATGATCACCATGGACATGTAGTCCTGTGGGAGCGCCATCAGGCGGCCCCTGTGGGTCATGACCTTGATGGCGGCCGGGTCCCAGGCGTCAATGAAGCCCGGCCTCTCCTTCTGGACGAACGGCGTCAGGTCCGCGGCGCAGCCCAGCTCGAAGAACATGGTGAGGGAGAAGTTGTGGAGCTTGACGACATCGGGCATCCTGCGGGCCGCGCACTCGGCCTGATAGCGTGGCTCCTTCTCGCCGTAGGAGATGGGCTCGGGGGTCACCCGGATGCCGGGGTTCTGGCTCTCGAAGACGTTGATCGCCTCGCGGAGCGACTTGCCCCAGACGGTCTCGACGAAGTGCCAGTTGGAGAATCGCAGGGTG
The Armatimonadota bacterium DNA segment above includes these coding regions:
- a CDS encoding carbohydrate ABC transporter permease, with product MTDSPILYSRSRLVLSGVYAFAALVGIFVFFPFVWMILTSLKTETEALRIPVIWFPERATIEAYTTMWVRKNYATYFLNSTIVSTTTALISTLLGAMAGYGFSRFALRGRGFLMGLVLTTQMLPGVLVVGPYFRILSEVGLYDTRTGLIIAFLTICLPFATWMLKGFIDGIPTELDEAATVDGCGRFAIFFRIVLPLVRPGMVATMLFAFLLAWGDLLWVATLTHSEGMVTVTLAIARTVQEFYVAWPELMAGALLGGFPGIVLYLLMQRWLVAGLTAGAVKQ
- a CDS encoding sugar ABC transporter permease, producing the protein MKRPLGLPRLRDRHMGYVFVAPTLVLLVAVLAYPAYHSLRFSLSPRGSAGAGLTLVQYLTLFRDGLFHQVVWQTVLFVAASVALHVVLGLAVALAVNRPLWGRTAFRILALLPWVVPDVVAGIVWKWVLNPLYGVLNDALFRIGAIANPLEWLTDPRLVMPSVILANVWRGFPFVMIIFLAGLQSIPTELYEAAAIDGAGTVKRFRFVTLPGLRRVMIVALALDTIWEARRFGLVQAMTGGGPGTLTEVLSTQVFKQYFQFFKFEYASAMAIAMTGLLLLVSIPYVRMVVRQE
- a CDS encoding sugar ABC transporter substrate-binding protein; protein product: MRRTRTRTAVTFGALMVIVLAASFLTPARSQDIVTLRFSNWHFVETVWGKSLREAINVFESQNPGIRVTPEPISYGEKEPRYQAECAARRMPDVVKLHNFSLTMFFELGCAADLTPFVQKERPGFIDAWDPAAIKVMTHRGRLMALPQDYMSMVIIYNREMFKAAGLDPNKPPKNWAEFLEYNKRLTRDTDGDGRVDQWGFSIPAAKGPGLPLRILPVVWSFGADILTPDGRRSAMDSREFREAFNYIIELVTVHKVVPPGVTTFGPGDVRTQMAHRRVAMKVGSGWSYPIINAINPGLNAAETLEAAPMPVGKTQISAAWLSGWLMSPHTRHPEAAWKFIRFLGSKEIEKKFFYDNRVISSRKDVNSLPMVQTDKFSRVIWAQTKHARLEPLIKEWPEIFDAFATALQEAMTGAKATDRALSDAHARVNSILGAR
- a CDS encoding 3-oxoacyl-ACP reductase FabG, whose translation is MNLEGRKAIVTGAGRGIGRAVALRLASEGAAVLASDVDAAAAAAVAETIRARGHRAISAAADVSDWDAVVRTVEAARSEFGGLEILVNNAGIIRRGNLESMTLDDWHRVIAVNLTGTFYCCKAATPLLREAGWGRIINITSIAGKMGDIASAPGYGPSKAGVIALTKSLARELAPAGITVNAVAPHAVLTEMSAEWPAEKRAAILAGIPLGRLGTVDEVAAAVAFLASEEAGFITGETLDVNGGAWMD
- a CDS encoding zinc-binding dehydrogenase, which produces MLGVVKVGRGKGLVELRELEEPSPGPGEVKIRVGAAAICGSDLHIWRDAHPYWPPVVLGHEFAGTVSALGEGVTGYAVGDRVVSETSTGSCGVCFLCRSGNRHICPDKRAAGIGQNGAFAKYVIMPAGLLHRIPDGLGLEEAALGEPTAIAVHSVMERVGVRAGESVVITGPGPIGLLCLQVARASGAGPIVVGGTPADLPLRLPVAAATGADIVVNVAEEDLVERVMTLTGGAGADLAIEASGSAAAVEMLPRLVRRLGRICVLGVTGRPSVQFPWDAAVFRGLEVQFSFSSRHTSWTTALRLMGSGRVRARPLISMEVPLERWQEAFEAQAEGRAIKALLMPGASG
- a CDS encoding Ldh family oxidoreductase, which gives rise to MTRRYAAWDLREFVASALGSAGARPDDAGLVAEGLVAADLRGVHTHGVLRAGIYVTRLRAGSINPNASLAVVRNTGPVVVVDAGAGFGIAMAARAMDLAADRAAAGGAGFVGVRNSNHCGMLAWLAMRAVARGMVGMVISNADSQVAPWGTRAKYLGTNPLAIAVPAAEEPPLVLDMATSVVPHARIQAAQSRGERIEPGWALDSEGRSTTDPATALRGALLPFGGPKGSGISLMIDVLAGLLTGALSGPAIAPLYEQLDRPQGAGHLMLALLVEAFGSRAEFARRVDQLIREIRSLPPAEGYDRVYLPGEIEHERTLEYMRDGIPLPDHVIEATGRLAAEVGVDAPRPL